The following are encoded together in the Anopheles nili chromosome 3, idAnoNiliSN_F5_01, whole genome shotgun sequence genome:
- the LOC128725490 gene encoding transcription elongation factor SPT4 — translation MAFDSIPKDLRALRACLVCSMIKSFDQFETDGCDNCEDFLRMKNNREQVYDCTSNNFDGMIAVMSPDDSWVCKWQRISRFTKGIYAISVSGRLPNGIIREMKNRGIPYRPRDTSQR, via the exons ATGGCGTTTGATTCCATACCGAAAGACCTCCGAGCATTACGTGCGTGTCTAGTGTGTTCCATGATTAAA TCGTTTGATCAGTTCGAAACGGATGGATGTGATAATTGCGAAGACTTTCTGCGTATGAAAAACAACCGGGAACAAGTCTACGACTGTACCAGCAACAATTTCGATGG AATGATAGCGGTAATGAGCCCGGATGATAGCTGGGTTTGCAAATGGCAAAGAATAA GTCGATTCACTAAGGGAATCTATGCTATATCCGTATCAGGAAGGCTTCCAAATGGTATCATCAGGGAGATGAAAAACCGTGGTATTCCATATCGACCGAGAGACACTAGTCAACGATAG
- the LOC128725486 gene encoding THO complex subunit 6 gives MIDIKRCYYTTIHSQTLSSDGRFLFCGSNFGEIFVFSADRIAASNAAEVGTTELEKLPTLPVQTFPITDRCPIYSLSFHKDFLIVGLNGEICGYQWSSKLSSIGKKSWTVKLPAPRESADMSEVNYMWLNETDEILYAGCGDNMLYGISLEDGKVCREFHGHTDYIHCVAGCTSKLATASEDGFVMLWDSRQKASYAKIEPHTKPVLQRPEFGRWQGTVAVTEDWLVCGGGPRFSLWHLRSLDCTADFDFPDRVHVSGFADDLIYAGGDCRKFYQYNFNGDITAEIPISGSSAYSVALQTEPYRFLSIAGASSQVDVCTNFSYRDIILNTYKK, from the exons ATGATCGACATCAAGCGATGCTACTACACAACAATTCACTCGCAAACGCTATCCTCCGATGGCCGTTTTCTGTTCTGTGGTAGTAATTTCGGAGAGATATTTGTATTCAG CGCCGACCGTATAGCAGCAAGCAATGCAGCCGAAGTCGGAACGACGGAACTCGAGAAGCTACCAACATTGCCCGTGCAGACGTTCCCAATTACGGACCGATGTCCAATCTACAGCTTATCCTTCCACAAAGATTTCCTAATCGTAGGACTGAACGGTGAAATATGTGGCTACCAGTGGTCCAGCAAACTAAGCTCGATCGGTAAGAAATCATGGACCGTAAAGCTGCCTGCCCCACGAGAGAGCGCAGATATGAGCGAGGTAAACTACATGTGGTTAAACGAAACCGACGAAATCCTGTACGCTGGCTGCGGGGATAATATGTTGTACGGCATTTCGCTCGAAGATGGAAAGGTGTGTCGAGAATTCCATGGACACACGGATTACATACACTGCGTTGCCGGGTG CACATCTAAACTAGCAACTGCTTCCGAGGATGGATTCGTCATGTTATGGGATAGCCGACAAAAAGCTTCGTACGCAAAAATTGAGCCTCACACAAAACCAGTACTGCAGCGACCGGAATTCGGGCGTTGGCAGGGTACCGTTGCTGTTACGGAAGATTGGCTAGTATGTGGAGGTGGCCCTCGATTTTCCTTATGGCATCTGCGGTCACTCGACTGTACGGCTGACTTTgattttcccgatcgcgtGCACGTCTCGGGATTCGCGGACGACCTTATCTATGCCGGTGGGGATTGTCGCAAGTTTTATCAGTACAACTTCAACGGCGATATAACGGCGGAGATTCCGATTTCCGGTTCATCGGCGTACAGTGTAGCGCTCCAAACGGAACCGTACCGGTTTCTATCGATCGCTGGCGCATCTTCACAGGTCGACGTGTGTACCAACTTCTCGTACCGCGACATCATTTTGAATACGTACAAAAAGTAA
- the LOC128725487 gene encoding 60S ribosomal protein L28 — protein sequence MVSSHLSWLIVRDHHAYLMKQKNIRKPFSTEPGNLTNLSSYRYSGLVHPKTITITPAEKKGLNFVYKRHKMSNKPSKAPVKVTLKEGPRRTLKKISNIIKSSKCRADLRQAALRRASAILRSQRVVKPKKGKAGAAPAAATAAATTAAAPKKAE from the exons ATGGTCTCGTCACACCTTAGCTGGTTGATCGTCCGCGATCACCATGCGTACCTCATGAAGCAGAAGAACATCCGGAAACCGTTCAGCACG GAGCCGGGCAATCTGACCAACTTGAGCTCATACCGCTACAGTGGTCTGGTCCATCCCAAGACCATCACCATTACGCCGGCTGAGAAGAAGGGCCTCAACTTCGTCTACAAGCGTCACAAGATGTCG AACAAGCCATCTAAGGCACCAGTTAAGGTGACTCTGAAGGAAGGACCTCGGCGTACGCTTAAGAAGATTTCCAACATCATCAAGAGCAGCAAATGCCGAGCTGATCTTCGACAGGCCGCTCTTCGCCGCGCCAGCGCTATCCTTCGCTCACAGCGAGTGGTTAAGCCCAAGAAGGGCAAGGCTGGAGCTGCTCCGGCTGCCGCGACCGCCGCTGCTACCACCGCTGCGGCTCCCAAGAAGGCCGAGTAA
- the LOC128725485 gene encoding protein disulfide-isomerase TMX3, which yields MYTLWKLLLALFFSITLVQSSRVLELSDRFLDVRNEGQWFVMFYAPWCAHCKKLEPVWALVAQALYNTNIRVGRVDCTRFTAVAQHFKVNAYPTIIFVKGPYDYVYNGDRSKEELMHFVNRMSGPPVQLVTRADSIDILKSNNPIFFTYVGKQSGILWDVFYSAAESYQAHGYFYATSVEIAKRHFDVDTVPSALVYKERGHYYFPYSDNFENIEPTHLNETLFRWVNEERFATFPKITRSNIHHLVQTKKYLVLAVVEENKLSEIAAHEQEFRDMVEIFVHKNKYKYHGRFQFGWVGNPELARSIAMDSLPTPHLLVLNASTNEHHIPEDDPLQLTPEAIEIFLDSIHNQTAPTFGGNSLPVRIYRAWFEAKTSLYEMWIGNPVLTTVLFGLPLGFLSLIMYSICCADILDAEEEDEGTEQRHEKKE from the exons ATGTACACTCTGTGGAAGTTGCTCCTTGCCTTGTTCT TTTCTATCACATTGGTTCAGAGCTCCCGAGTGCTGGAACTCAGCGATCGTTTTCTGGACGTTCGAAATGAAGGCCAGTGGTTTGTAATGTTCTATGCGCCCTGGTGTGCACACTGCAAGAAGCTTGAACCCGTGTGGGCCCTCGTTGCCCAGGCTCTGTACAATACGAATATACGTGTGGGTCGTGTAGATTGCACACGGTTTACTGCAGTGGCGCAGCACTTTAAAGTGAACGCGTATCCAACGATTATTTT CGTGAAAGGCCCCTACGACTACGTGTACAATGGTGACCGGTCCAAGGAAGAGCTGATGCACTTCGTGAATCGCATGTCGGGTCCACCGGTACAGCTAGTGACCCGAGCGGACAGCATCGATATATTGAAATCCAACAATCCGATCTTTTTCACGTACGTTGGCAAACAATCGGGAATCCTGTGGGATGTGTTCTACAGTGCAGCAGAATCCTACCAGGCCCACGGGTATTTCTATGCTACCTCGGTCGAAATAGCTAAACGACATTTCGATGTGGACACCGTCCCTTCCGCACTGGTATACAAGGAGCGAGGCCACTACTATTTCCCCTATTCGGATAACTTTGAGAATATTGAACCGACCCATCTGAACGAAACACTCTTCCGGTGGGTGAATGAGGAACGGTTCGCTACGTTTCCGAAGATCACCCGCAGTAACATTCATCACCTGGTGCAGACCAAGAAATACCTCGTACTCGCGGTCGTGGAGGAAAATAAGCTTAGCGAAATCGCTGCCCATGAACAGGAGTTCCGGGACATGGTGGAGATATTCGTACACAAAAATAAGTACAAGTACCACGGGCGGTTTCAGTTCGGTTGGGTCGGCAACCCTGAACTGGCCCGCTCGATTGCCATGGATAGTCTCCCTACCCCTCATCTCCTGGTGTTAAATGCATCTACCAACGAACATCACATTCCTGAGGACGATCCCCTGCAGCTGACGCCGGAAGCGATCGAAATCTTTCTCGACAGCATTCACAACCAGACTGCCCCGACGTTCGGTGGTAATTCGCTCCCGGTGCGCATCTATCGCGCTTGGTTCGAGGCGAAAACCTCGCTGTATGAAATGTGGATCGGCAATCCGGTGCTCACGACGGTACTTTTCGGTCTTCCGTTGGGTTTCCTCTCGCTCATCATGTACTCCATCTGCTGCGCGGACATTCTCGATGCAGAGGAAGAAGATGAAGGCACCGAGCAGCGACATGAGAAGAAGGAGTAA
- the LOC128725488 gene encoding nuclear envelope phosphatase-regulatory subunit 1 homolog, translating to MSPSETSACEDLKAFERRLTEVVACLQPPTLRWRLLLGVTSLMTIVGAFYWLTDPRTSIVPLVESLLNHSIFTISTIVLLILFVFGIHNLVIAPHIITTRTKNVLAEFNMSCDETGKLIVRPSRPTNNSRYMDVT from the exons ATGTCTCCCTCCGAAACATCGGCTTGTGAGG ATCTTAAAGCATTTGAGCGAAGATTGACGGAAGTAGTTGCCTGCTTGCAACCCCCAACGCTACGATGGAGAT tGCTTTTAGGGGTAACGTCGCTGATGACTATCGTCGGGGCGTTCTACTGGCTGACTGATCCGCGTACGTCCATTGTTCCACTGGTGGAATCATTGTTGAATCATTCGATCTTCACAATATCGACAATAGTACTAC TAATTCTGTTCGTGTTTGGTATCCATAATCTGGTTATCGCTCCGCACATAATCACAACGCGCACAAAAAATGTTCTGGCCGAATTCAACATGTCTTGTGACGAAACCGGCAAGCTTATAGTTCGTCCCAGCCGACCGACGAACAACTCCCGGTACATGGATGTGACCTAA